A window of Hallerella porci contains these coding sequences:
- the murB gene encoding UDP-N-acetylmuramate dehydrogenase, producing MLTIQENVDMKAFTTFRAGGAARYFAKAESVEEILEAKSFAREKKLPLFFIGLGSNVVVSDAGFEGVIVKLGKEFSHFKFEKGTLVAKASTPLSMIARMSATLGFSGMHLLAGIPGTVGGAVVMNAGAYGEEISQTLQSVKILDDDETVKTFSLADCEFSYRHSIFQNSKKIILEATFQLTPGNSSEMILAQKKIMEERKAKQPLEFPSAGSVFKRSPAGFPGALVEAAGLKGKTLGGAQISSKHANFIVNIGNATAQEIYDLSELAKEKVFENSGALLEKEIIFLGKF from the coding sequence ATGCTAACGATTCAAGAAAATGTCGACATGAAAGCGTTCACCACATTCCGCGCGGGCGGCGCAGCGCGCTATTTTGCAAAAGCGGAATCGGTAGAAGAAATTTTAGAAGCGAAATCATTCGCCCGTGAAAAAAAATTACCGCTCTTTTTTATCGGGCTCGGTTCGAATGTCGTCGTCTCGGACGCAGGATTTGAAGGTGTCATCGTAAAACTCGGCAAAGAATTTTCGCACTTTAAATTTGAAAAAGGAACTCTCGTTGCAAAAGCTTCGACTCCCCTTTCGATGATTGCGCGGATGAGCGCAACTCTCGGATTTTCGGGAATGCATTTGCTCGCGGGAATTCCAGGAACGGTCGGCGGCGCAGTCGTAATGAATGCGGGCGCTTACGGCGAAGAAATTTCGCAAACATTGCAAAGCGTAAAAATTCTCGACGACGATGAAACTGTCAAAACATTTTCACTCGCGGACTGTGAATTTTCCTATCGCCATTCGATTTTTCAAAATTCAAAAAAGATTATTCTCGAAGCGACATTTCAACTGACACCCGGAAATTCCTCAGAAATGATTCTTGCGCAAAAGAAAATTATGGAAGAACGCAAAGCGAAGCAACCGCTTGAATTTCCGAGCGCAGGTTCCGTGTTCAAACGTTCTCCCGCAGGATTTCCCGGCGCTCTAGTTGAAGCCGCTGGACTCAAAGGGAAAACTCTCGGCGGCGCACAAATTTCTTCGAAGCACGCCAATTTTATCGTCAACATCGGGAACGCAACCGCCCAAGAAATTTACGATTTGTCGGAACTCGCCAAAGAAAAAGTTTTTGAAAATAGCGGCGCTCTTCTCGAAAAAGAAATCATTTTCTTGGGAAAATTTTAA
- the rbr gene encoding rubrerythrin: protein MANKYAGTQTEKNLQAAFAGESQARNKYTYFASKAKKEGFEQIAELFLKTADNEKEHAKLWFKELEGIGETKDNLKAAADGENYEWTDMYEEFAKTAEAEGFQALAKKFRMVAAIEKRHEERYRALLKNIETAAVFEKSEVKIWECRNCGHIVIGTKAPTVCPVCAHPQSFFEISAENY, encoded by the coding sequence ATGGCAAATAAATACGCAGGCACGCAAACCGAAAAAAATTTACAAGCAGCTTTTGCTGGCGAATCGCAAGCGCGCAACAAATACACTTATTTTGCATCCAAAGCCAAGAAAGAAGGCTTTGAACAAATCGCAGAACTTTTCTTAAAAACCGCGGACAACGAAAAAGAACATGCAAAACTTTGGTTCAAAGAACTCGAAGGAATCGGCGAAACAAAAGACAATTTAAAAGCCGCCGCCGACGGTGAAAATTACGAATGGACCGATATGTATGAAGAATTTGCGAAGACCGCAGAAGCCGAAGGCTTTCAAGCGTTAGCAAAAAAATTCCGCATGGTCGCCGCCATCGAAAAACGTCACGAAGAACGTTACCGCGCATTATTAAAGAACATCGAAACCGCAGCAGTCTTCGAAAAAAGCGAAGTCAAAATTTGGGAATGCCGCAACTGCGGACACATTGTCATCGGCACAAAAGCTCCCACTGTTTGCCCCGTCTGCGCACATCCGCAATCGTTCTTCGAAATTTCTGCAGAAAATTATTAA